The stretch of DNA AAATAAAGGGTAGGAGAGACGAAAGTTTAGacgtatgtatttattttttgtttgtttggttgctTGAATGTTTATCCTGGATGAAAATGGATGGAGTGGCGCTCAGAGTGCTGCTAGATGGAGTAGCGTGCCCCTGAAGCGCAGAGGAGAGGATGGTCTTCTTTCCTCTGTGAGGGGGGAGGAGATGGGACGGCACCATCCTTGGTTTTCATTTCCAGGCACGTGTAGGTTGAGGCCTTTATCGACACCTGAGGAGCACAAACCAGACACTACTGAGATCTCTATTCTAATGTAGCAGTAAAACCAGACATTCTGTGTTGCTATAGTCATTTCTGGATGAATTGTTGGTTCTATTTTGTCAATACACATATATGATGAGTATTTTGAACACAGTACATTTTATTGATGCAGAATATTGATACATACAGtaaagtcattttttgtgtctaaagAGTTTTAAAGGCAAAGTAAATGTGACACATTTATCTTCTGTAGATATATATTGTGGCTCAGATTAAGCCAGAAATTATTTCTGTCCATTTACAAGTTGCTCCAGGAGAACAGAATGTATGgggtgtaatttgattggccaTTGGTGTAATTTGATTGACCACTCAAATATCAACCTTTAGGCAGAATCGCACACTCTACACTGAAGCCATGAGATTTTCTCCTCTGTACTGAATCATGTTATCCATATGCTTGTCATTTGTGCACAACAGTACATTTCTCACCAGAAATAAACTGAATTATTATTTCAGGGACTCAAAACGTAATCAAAATATTCCAAATCCtcaacaaaaacataaataaacataataTATATTTCATCTGCTGCTTAACCCAGCTTAATGCCAAAATAAGTTACAAAACAACTCTTTTCCCCAGCCAGGTTGCAATGCCATATCAAGACTACCCCCTGCTGGCCAAAGTAATAAACTGTCAGTCTCTATATATAACTCTGGAAATTACTGTATTTAAACCATCTCAATAATGATATCTTCTATAACTTGCAGTCATTGGCACAGTTTGTGTACTGTACCTCTGATTTCTTCTTGATGCCTCTCAGATGTTGTGGACAACACACAGAGACgctgatgaggatgaggatggccAGAATGACTATGGTACAGGGCAGGATGAAGAGCAGGTGACTGGTAGCTGTCCCAAGCACGCAAAATAGAAATATTCACATGAATaggataaaataataaaaatgttgacattaCCTTAAAAGTTTCCATAGCTTACTTACATGCTTTATAGTTAGCAGTACATGCCAAATGAACTAATGATCATGTACACAAAATGTACTGATATATTTTCCATAATGGTAGCTAAATTATTAGTTATCTGTGTACAACTCAAGACAAATACTTCCATtattaatgtgtatgtgtaacttTTATATATCCCATATAGGGATACCTGGAATCACACAGGTCAATGAGTCTATCTAATGATAGAGGTCTGGTGAATCACTGAAATTACTACTCCATATCTACCATGTGAAGACGAAGAAGAAACAGAGAAGTAAGGGGGGTGAAGACTCACGGCCACTTTGGACATGGATGCTGTGCGAGATATGAAGCATGCTGACGTCATTCTGAGCACTGATCTCCAAACAGTGGGTGCCCACAGAAGAGAAGGTGAAGTTCAGCGTGAGGTGGTTGTCATAGAGCTCCATCATACTACACTCAGTCACATGGGAGGAGAGACAGTCAGGCAGGATCCGCCAGCAAATCCATTTGGGAAGGCTTCCCACATGACAGGGGACACAACAAAGCTTAGTTACTAAATCAGGCCAGAGAAACCacagcacagaacacagaaatAGCACTGTGCTTCACTTATGAAAGCACttggaagatttttttttttaatttacacATCAAATGATTTTATAACCAACTAATTCTGGCATGTGCTAAGGTGTGAAACAGGCAGATGTTATACAACTGATAGctcaacgttttttttttttacaaacctTCCACCAACAAGTAGAGTCAGACTGCTGTTTTGGTCCACACTATAACTTGCTGGTCCATTAAACTTAATGCTTTTAATGGCATCTGCATGAAGAACCAACCCATACTGGTTAGTGAGCAGTTTTTCTTGCTCCTTAATCACACTGAAACAAGCTATAATTCAAATTTAAAAGAATGTATGGTATGGTCAAAATGAGATGAGAAGGTCTATAGCTTACTGCATACTTACCCAGGACCTGTATATCTTTAGTGAACCTGCTACTAACTCTTGAGTGTTTTCCACTTGCCCCGACTCTCAACTTCAGAGTGTAGTTTCCAGGTACTTTGTAACTGCAGTGCACAAGCGGATCCCGTCCAGTGACAGATTCCCTGTAATGGATGTTTTAAAAacacgtaggcctacatcaaaaTGAATGAACACAGCGGCTATTCATTTGGGAAATGTTGGTCATGAAAAAAGCTCTTACCCATTGCCCAGATCCCAGGTGTATGTGAGCCTGGCAGAATCGGGAGTATGCCAGGGTGACGTGTACTCAAAGAGTACATCAGTCGGAATGTCGGTAGCTAATACACCATTTTTTCGCAGGAGTGTTAAATCGCCTTCCATCTGGCGAATTATGAGTTTCCCGGTAATATTTGCCTCTGAGAGGACAGAAGAAACCAAACGGGTGATTTGATTTTTGTATTAAATGTGTGAGAAGAATTATTTAAAGTCCTACCTGAGGCATGGATCAACTTGTTGAGTTCATCTGCTGCTTCAAGAATGGGGGGAAAGACAATGAAGGAGACCACAAGGCAGCCCAAAATGTGTTGAATTCTGAAGGAGAGTCAGACAAACAACTTAACTATAATTAGTGGTAACCATTATGAAAGACATAACAGAAGAAAATGTAACAACTTTATGAAAATGTTTGCCTTTACTTACCGATACATAAGACCTTTTTGTGTTGCATCATAAAGCGCACTGAGGAACTTCTAGTGAAAAACACAGAGGTTCAGACCATACACCACACAGGTGATTTCATGGTTCATTTTTTCCTGCTGAGGGCTTGAAATTATTTCCACGAGTCTATgacaactgaactcaaagaagCTATAGTCTAATATTAATGTGGAGCTAGAGCTCAGGTCATCATGTCAAGCACACATTTTTGATATGACTTAGGAAAGTTATGCATGTGGGCTCTAGACTATCATTTCATTATTTgggttatataaataaatgtaacataaacatagcctaggttACTGTAAATATAAACATGAAATTAAAGTTGTGTAAGCAAATGCAATGTGCACAAAGCATCGCAAGGTGGCGGTATTGCTCCGTCTTAAATGGTGTGTAGCTATGACAACATCCTGGAGACAACAAACTCAGTTTTCAGCATGACGTTGTTGTCATCAACTCGTTAAAGATTTCAGACAAGTTAAACCAATAAACTTTACAAAGAAGAAGCATCCACTTTACATTCAGGAATGGATTTGAAGAAGGCAATTATGGTATTGTTGAAATACGACAGTTTGGCTTTCAAACATGGTAGCCTAACTTGAATCTAACGTTAGTTGAGTTCGACATTTCACCAAAGATGATGCGTGTCACCCTAGCTAagatgacacatttattgttaacAAGTTCATTTGAACTGTTACTGCTTTGTTCTTCAGCTGACCTTTGACTGAGGAAcgagatgtagcctacaatgacaATCATTAATTGAAATGAATAGCCTACCGTTGACTTCAGTTGTTTATTTTTGCAGGAGCCTCGTTCTCTGAAGGCCAGAATCTTAATGTGGCGAGTTATTTTCTGCCTTTATCTTCTTCCCTGAGTTATTTATAACCACTAACATTATGCTTGTATTCTGAATTagttttctgtctctttgtccaTAAAGggcggatgcaactttcaaagACATGGAAGACATCAACAAGGCCACTTCCACAGAAGATCTGGAAAAGTTAAGACCACTACATGAAAGTTATCACTTAAGTTAAAAACACCATCATCTGTTGACAGCCATCCCTGCAAAATCTTCCATTATATTGTCTCGTAGGGTTCTGAGTTCAGTGTTTCGAATCGACTCAACTGATCCAAAGCAAAGAGTCCTGCTGGAGCTTTATATAAATGCAGTATTGTTCTGCAGAGGAAAGAAGCTCAACAGGGAACAGACTTCTACTCTGCTGTCCATATTCAAAAGAGTACATCAGGCCAACACTGGTAGTGTGTCAGTTTTATATCTAGAAATGTATGTCTTTCTCTACATG from Alosa sapidissima isolate fAloSap1 chromosome 24, fAloSap1.pri, whole genome shotgun sequence encodes:
- the tmem130 gene encoding transmembrane protein 130 isoform X1; translation: MYRIQHILGCLVVSFIVFPPILEAADELNKLIHASEANITGKLIIRQMEGDLTLLRKNGVLATDIPTDVLFEYTSPWHTPDSARLTYTWDLGNGESVTGRDPLVHCSYKVPGNYTLKLRVGASGKHSRVSSRFTKDIQVLDAIKSIKFNGPASYSVDQNSSLTLLVGGSLPKWICWRILPDCLSSHVTECSMMELYDNHLTLNFTFSSVGTHCLEISAQNDVSMLHISHSIHVQSGPTSHLLFILPCTIVILAILILISVSVCCPQHLRGIKKKSEVSIKASTYTCLEMKTKDGAVPSPPPSQRKEDHPLLCASGARYSI
- the tmem130 gene encoding transmembrane protein 130 isoform X2, with translation MYRIQHILGCLVVSFIVFPPILEAADELNKLIHASEANITGKLIIRQMEGDLTLLRKNGVLATDIPTDVLFEYTSPWHTPDSARLTYTWDLGNGESVTGRDPLVHCSYKVPGNYTLKLRVGASGKHSRVSSRFTKDIQVLDAIKSIKFNGPASYSVDQNSSLTLLVGGSMMELYDNHLTLNFTFSSVGTHCLEISAQNDVSMLHISHSIHVQSGPTSHLLFILPCTIVILAILILISVSVCCPQHLRGIKKKSEVSIKASTYTCLEMKTKDGAVPSPPPSQRKEDHPLLCASGARYSI